Proteins encoded in a region of the Salinicoccus sp. RF5 genome:
- the rpsD gene encoding 30S ribosomal protein S4 translates to MARFTGSTWKKSRRLGISLSGTGKELERRPYAPGDHGPTQRKKLSEYGMQLQEKQKLRFMYGITERQFRTIFDRSAKMKGVHGENFMILLASRLDAVVYQLGLARTRRQARQLVNHGHVTVDGKRVDIPSYTLKAGQTIGLREKSRNLDIVKEAIEYNNFVPEYLTFDEEKMEGTFVRQPERSELAAEINEQLIVEYYSR, encoded by the coding sequence ATGGCTCGTTTTACAGGTTCAACTTGGAAAAAGTCCCGCCGTCTCGGAATTTCACTGAGTGGCACAGGCAAAGAACTCGAACGTCGTCCGTACGCCCCTGGTGACCACGGACCAACACAAAGGAAGAAACTTTCCGAATACGGAATGCAGCTTCAGGAGAAGCAGAAGCTCCGTTTCATGTATGGAATCACTGAGCGCCAGTTCCGTACAATCTTCGACCGTTCTGCAAAAATGAAAGGTGTTCATGGTGAAAACTTCATGATCCTTCTCGCTTCCCGTCTGGATGCAGTCGTATACCAGCTCGGACTTGCAAGAACACGCCGTCAGGCACGTCAGCTCGTCAACCACGGTCACGTGACTGTAGATGGCAAACGTGTGGATATCCCATCCTACACGCTCAAAGCTGGCCAGACTATCGGCCTGCGTGAGAAATCCCGCAACCTCGACATCGTCAAAGAAGCGATCGAGTACAACAACTTCGTGCCTGAATACCTTACATTCGACGAAGAAAAAATGGAAGGTACTTTCGTACGTCAGCCAGAGCGTTCCGAGCTCGCTGCTGAAATCAACGAACAGCTTATCGTCGAGTACTACTCCAGATAA
- the sppA gene encoding signal peptide peptidase SppA — protein sequence MKRIIAVVIALALLVFGVMASIFNALWASNWEDVFEDYAGSEYPPSFVVEAGDANSRIAILNIEGTIMDSGSSNMFGTEAYDHTLTVEALKEIINDDSIKGVLLNVDSPGGGVYESAEIHKYLVEAKEAGKTIYSSMAGMAASGGYYVSAPADEIYASDETLTGSIGVIMQSINYSQLAEDYGIEFETYASGDMKEMLGGHKDPSQEEEQYVQGMVDSMYKDFVSVVAEGRDMSEGEVENLADGRIYLGEDAMENGLVDQMGYLEDALASLKENVGGNPEVIEYGRGGNNQISFSYKAKSFINGLFGDTEIAQIESLLKNRQGVQPMYLYEQ from the coding sequence GTGAAAAGGATAATAGCGGTAGTTATTGCATTGGCCCTGCTTGTCTTCGGTGTCATGGCATCGATTTTCAATGCCCTGTGGGCGAGCAATTGGGAAGACGTGTTCGAGGACTATGCAGGCAGTGAATACCCACCTTCCTTTGTGGTGGAGGCGGGCGATGCAAACAGCAGGATCGCCATCCTCAACATAGAGGGGACGATCATGGATTCAGGATCGTCGAACATGTTCGGCACCGAAGCGTATGATCATACATTGACGGTGGAAGCCTTGAAGGAGATCATCAATGACGACAGCATCAAAGGGGTGCTCCTCAATGTCGATTCTCCGGGCGGGGGCGTATATGAAAGCGCCGAGATACATAAGTATCTGGTGGAAGCCAAAGAAGCCGGCAAGACCATCTACAGTTCGATGGCGGGCATGGCGGCTTCAGGCGGCTATTACGTATCCGCTCCGGCTGATGAGATCTATGCTTCCGACGAGACGCTTACCGGATCGATCGGCGTCATCATGCAGAGCATCAACTACAGCCAGCTTGCAGAAGACTACGGCATCGAATTCGAAACATATGCAAGCGGCGATATGAAGGAAATGCTCGGCGGACATAAGGATCCATCCCAGGAAGAGGAACAGTATGTCCAGGGCATGGTCGACAGCATGTATAAGGACTTTGTCAGTGTCGTTGCCGAAGGCAGGGACATGAGTGAGGGGGAAGTCGAGAACCTTGCTGACGGCAGGATCTATCTCGGAGAGGACGCGATGGAGAATGGCCTCGTCGACCAGATGGGCTATCTTGAAGACGCATTGGCAAGCCTCAAGGAGAATGTCGGCGGCAACCCTGAGGTAATCGAATATGGACGCGGTGGAAACAACCAGATCTCCTTCAGCTATAAGGCGAAGTCATTCATCAACGGCCTTTTCGGAGACACGGAGATTGCACAGATAGAGTCACTACTCAAGAACAGACAGGGCGTCCAACCGATGTACCTGTATGAACAGTAA
- the thiI gene encoding tRNA uracil 4-sulfurtransferase ThiI has protein sequence MIYDHILVRYGEITLKTRNRKMFINALRQNMKRALTGFNIELIAHWDRAYIRLNREDPHKVMDALENVNGILSVSPVAKLEKSEETMKETAVHFAEGFNKGDSFKIEVKRADKSYHLKTFDIQYMLGGYVLENVLDLKVDVKHPDHQIMVEVRLDGIYMYHEVRQCIGGLPIGTGGRALLMLSGGIDSPVAGLEVMKKGVEIEAIHFHSPPYTSPQATEKVKQLVDIMSKRTGAEIKLHIVPFTELQTKIYDWIPDNMSMTTTRRIMLIIAERLAERIDAKAIVNGENLGQVASQTLSSMHAINAVTNFPVLRPLLTLEKNEIVEMARRYGTYETSVLPYEDCCTIFKPKSPKTRPEVEKVEKFESKVDFAPMIEKALEGIECYSVNDTEEKDAFSSLL, from the coding sequence ATGATTTATGACCATATTCTGGTGAGGTACGGTGAAATTACGCTGAAGACAAGAAATAGGAAGATGTTCATCAACGCACTGCGGCAAAATATGAAACGTGCACTGACGGGCTTCAACATTGAACTCATTGCACACTGGGACCGGGCCTACATCAGGTTGAACAGGGAGGACCCTCATAAAGTGATGGATGCCTTGGAGAATGTGAACGGGATACTGAGTGTCTCACCTGTAGCGAAGCTCGAGAAGTCCGAAGAAACGATGAAGGAGACGGCCGTTCATTTTGCGGAAGGCTTCAATAAGGGGGACTCCTTCAAGATTGAAGTGAAGCGGGCAGATAAAAGCTATCATCTGAAGACTTTCGACATCCAGTATATGCTCGGTGGATACGTGCTGGAAAATGTGCTGGACCTGAAAGTGGATGTGAAGCATCCCGATCATCAGATCATGGTCGAGGTGAGACTTGATGGTATCTATATGTATCATGAAGTGAGGCAGTGCATCGGTGGTCTGCCGATCGGCACGGGCGGCCGGGCGCTGCTGATGCTCTCAGGGGGCATCGATTCACCGGTTGCCGGGCTGGAAGTGATGAAGAAGGGTGTTGAGATAGAAGCGATCCATTTCCATTCGCCTCCTTATACGAGTCCCCAGGCGACCGAAAAGGTCAAGCAGCTGGTCGACATCATGTCGAAGCGGACCGGGGCGGAAATAAAGCTCCATATCGTGCCCTTCACGGAACTCCAGACGAAGATTTATGACTGGATTCCGGACAACATGTCCATGACGACGACGCGCCGGATCATGCTTATCATTGCAGAACGGCTGGCAGAACGCATTGATGCAAAGGCAATCGTCAATGGCGAAAACCTCGGACAGGTCGCTTCCCAGACGCTCTCCAGCATGCACGCGATCAACGCGGTCACAAATTTTCCCGTGCTTCGTCCACTGTTGACGCTGGAGAAGAATGAAATCGTTGAAATGGCACGCAGATATGGCACCTACGAAACATCTGTGCTCCCGTATGAAGACTGCTGCACCATCTTCAAGCCAAAATCACCGAAGACAAGGCCTGAGGTGGAGAAAGTCGAGAAGTTCGAATCCAAGGTGGATTTCGCGCCGATGATCGAAAAGGCACTCGAGGGTATTGAATGCTATTCTGTGAACGATACAGAAGAAAAAGATGCATTCAGTTCATTGCTGTAG
- a CDS encoding TSUP family transporter: protein MPDIELSALLLVIALGFLAAFIDAVVGGGGLISIPALLATGMTPATALGTNKLASAFGSLTSSLKFLRARHVDFRMVMKLFPLSFILSVCGALVAVRMPGEVLKPLVLVMLIFVLIYTLVKKDWGGIEKKAVFTREKIVFLVVFVMLIGFYDGFMGGGTGSFLMFLMLFCGFDFLRSAGNAKVLNFASNIGALLLFIIMGEVNYTYGLAMGASMILGSYTGAHMAISKGVGYVKALFIIVTSILILANLYDFFR from the coding sequence ATGCCGGATATTGAACTTTCCGCTTTGCTGCTGGTCATTGCGCTTGGTTTCCTGGCAGCATTCATTGATGCCGTGGTCGGCGGAGGCGGACTGATTTCCATTCCTGCACTGCTGGCTACAGGCATGACACCCGCCACAGCGCTCGGCACGAATAAGCTTGCTTCCGCCTTCGGTTCGCTGACAAGTTCATTGAAATTCCTGAGGGCGCGGCATGTGGATTTCAGGATGGTGATGAAGCTCTTCCCGTTGAGCTTCATCCTTTCCGTATGCGGAGCCCTCGTGGCAGTGCGGATGCCAGGCGAGGTGCTGAAGCCGCTCGTTCTGGTCATGCTGATATTCGTGCTCATCTATACGCTGGTGAAGAAGGATTGGGGCGGTATCGAAAAGAAGGCGGTGTTCACGCGGGAAAAGATCGTCTTCCTGGTGGTCTTCGTCATGCTCATCGGCTTCTATGATGGATTCATGGGCGGCGGCACGGGATCGTTCCTGATGTTTCTGATGCTTTTTTGCGGTTTTGACTTCCTGAGGTCTGCCGGGAATGCCAAAGTGTTGAATTTCGCCAGCAACATCGGTGCGCTGCTGCTGTTCATCATCATGGGGGAAGTGAACTATACGTATGGACTCGCCATGGGGGCAAGCATGATTCTTGGCTCATACACCGGCGCCCACATGGCCATCTCCAAAGGCGTCGGCTATGTGAAGGCGTTGTTCATCATCGTCACGTCCATACTCATCCTCGCAAACCTGTATGATTTTTTCCGATAG
- a CDS encoding septation ring formation regulator EzrA yields the protein MWVYVLIIVILAVVIAIGTLLYMRNIRKDDIKTQYVKLEGIRNLPFQDELVKVKDYNLHGEAQSLYKTWQSDWQNVLKQSLVEAQNDLDQATEDVEKFRFNDSRAKTESANAKLESVEEKYKALSGEIHQLIDANEEGERKYSEAERLYRESKRDVLANGHQFGDAQPHLEKLIETYEPELKNYEKQANQGNYVTANKEIDEVHEELSILKENMDEIPLLIKEVQKDLPQQFQEVRFGCRDLKADGYDLEHIKVEGKLSTLKGKLNLVEPLITRLELDEARDILEDINTQLDDMLELVEHEVMAKTKVDHEKDIITDDLFHAKDMNYTLRTEIDYVKEQFHINETDIHQVQKYEHEIEGMIEIYDEIISETSKSMARYSEVLDNLEYIKDNIGSINEEQQQIQQYLINLREDEAEARENALLIQDRKEEIYRELLGSNLSSVPEKFLVMKNELDIDVKEINKYFKRRPLNVQYIKDKVNRTVILMNKYEQEAYEILQAARLTEVMIQYGNRYRRDDPDFNHKLNEAERLFRENRYKRALEIVRAALDKVEPGAAERIEKEFDKR from the coding sequence ATGTGGGTCTATGTTTTAATCATTGTCATACTGGCTGTCGTGATCGCGATCGGCACGCTGTTATATATGCGCAACATCAGAAAAGATGATATAAAGACGCAATATGTAAAACTCGAGGGGATACGGAATCTGCCGTTTCAGGATGAGCTCGTCAAAGTCAAGGACTACAACCTCCACGGCGAGGCACAGTCACTGTACAAGACTTGGCAGTCGGACTGGCAGAACGTACTTAAACAATCTCTGGTAGAGGCCCAAAATGACCTGGATCAGGCTACTGAAGATGTTGAAAAATTTCGTTTCAATGACAGTCGCGCCAAGACTGAAAGTGCAAATGCGAAACTGGAGAGTGTCGAGGAGAAGTACAAGGCGCTTTCCGGTGAAATCCATCAGCTGATCGATGCGAACGAAGAGGGCGAGCGGAAGTACAGTGAGGCGGAGCGGCTGTATCGTGAGTCGAAACGCGATGTACTTGCAAATGGTCATCAGTTCGGTGATGCACAGCCACACCTGGAAAAGCTCATCGAAACTTATGAACCTGAACTGAAAAACTATGAAAAGCAGGCGAACCAGGGCAACTACGTCACTGCCAACAAGGAGATAGACGAAGTCCATGAGGAGCTCTCCATACTCAAGGAGAATATGGATGAAATACCGCTCCTGATCAAGGAGGTCCAGAAGGATCTGCCCCAGCAGTTCCAGGAAGTGCGCTTCGGATGCCGTGACTTGAAGGCGGATGGGTATGACCTCGAACATATCAAGGTGGAGGGTAAGCTGTCCACACTCAAAGGGAAGCTCAACCTGGTTGAACCGCTGATCACCCGTCTTGAACTTGATGAGGCCAGGGACATCCTGGAGGACATCAATACCCAGCTGGATGACATGCTTGAACTTGTTGAGCATGAAGTCATGGCGAAGACGAAAGTCGACCATGAAAAGGACATCATTACGGATGACCTTTTCCATGCGAAGGACATGAACTACACGCTGCGAACTGAAATCGACTATGTGAAAGAGCAGTTCCATATCAATGAAACGGATATCCATCAGGTGCAGAAGTACGAACATGAGATCGAGGGCATGATCGAGATCTATGATGAGATCATCTCCGAAACATCCAAATCGATGGCCCGGTACAGCGAAGTGCTGGATAACCTGGAGTACATCAAGGATAACATCGGCTCCATCAATGAAGAACAGCAGCAGATCCAGCAATATCTGATCAATCTGCGTGAAGATGAGGCGGAAGCCCGTGAGAATGCCCTCCTGATACAGGACCGCAAAGAAGAAATCTACAGGGAGCTTCTTGGTTCGAACTTGTCGAGTGTTCCGGAAAAGTTCCTGGTCATGAAGAACGAACTCGATATAGATGTCAAAGAGATCAACAAGTACTTCAAGCGGCGTCCCCTGAATGTGCAATACATCAAGGATAAGGTGAACCGTACGGTGATCCTGATGAACAAATATGAGCAGGAAGCATACGAGATACTTCAGGCGGCACGGCTCACTGAAGTGATGATCCAGTATGGCAACCGCTACAGGAGGGACGACCCGGATTTCAACCATAAGTTGAATGAAGCGGAACGCCTCTTCAGGGAAAACCGCTATAAGCGTGCCCTTGAGATTGTCCGGGCGGCCCTGGACAAAGTGGAACCGGGAGCAGCAGAGCGTATTGAGAAAGAATTTGATAAGCGCTAG
- a CDS encoding TrkA family potassium uptake protein translates to MDKSFAVFGLGRFGGTLVKAFHESGIEVIAVDKDEDKIKAYSDLATYAVRISQIDETTLNDMGVRNVNHAFVSFGDDLQASILTSLLLKDMGVPKVWTKSQNAHHTKVLEKIGVDRVIQPSHDVAKRIAKHIVSDKMIDFIELSDRYSIVEIEATPKIDGLTLQKLNLRVRYGCTIVGIQRGTEFNISPPVDEVIHEGDTLIIIGRNDDIDRFEKEGM, encoded by the coding sequence ATGGATAAATCTTTTGCTGTGTTCGGCCTGGGGCGGTTCGGCGGCACGCTCGTCAAGGCGTTCCATGAGAGCGGTATAGAAGTCATCGCTGTGGATAAGGATGAAGATAAGATCAAGGCGTACTCCGATCTGGCTACGTACGCAGTACGCATCTCCCAGATAGATGAGACGACTTTGAACGATATGGGGGTCAGAAATGTCAATCACGCCTTCGTTTCATTCGGTGACGACCTTCAGGCGAGCATATTGACTTCCCTTCTGCTGAAGGACATGGGTGTCCCCAAAGTATGGACGAAGTCGCAGAATGCCCATCATACGAAAGTCCTGGAAAAGATCGGTGTGGACCGGGTCATCCAGCCTTCCCATGATGTCGCCAAGCGTATTGCGAAGCACATCGTCTCCGACAAGATGATCGATTTCATAGAACTGTCGGACAGATACAGTATCGTCGAGATCGAGGCGACGCCCAAGATTGACGGCCTCACCCTGCAAAAGTTGAACCTGCGTGTGAGATATGGCTGTACAATCGTCGGGATCCAGAGGGGCACGGAATTCAACATCTCGCCCCCTGTAGATGAAGTCATACATGAAGGCGATACTTTGATCATCATCGGACGTAATGATGATATAGACCGTTTCGAGAAAGAAGGCATGTAG
- a CDS encoding DUF421 domain-containing protein produces the protein MEDMLTYVVKLTTGLIGVIIVLRLLGKKEMAQITPLDFVYALILGSIVEEALYETTMPFYEMLFALAYWALLIYVIEKFALKNERFRRVLKGRPELLINDGIIDVEVMDRNNMDVDEVRELLRMQRIFSLKSVKYAVLENSGMLSVIQYASEEPAVRKELKDDDEYDENEINYLFVDAGKIEYEALERAGFDEEWLREKLKKDTEYDVDDVYFAEWNKNTGFFAQGKRK, from the coding sequence ATGGAAGATATGCTCACTTATGTGGTCAAACTTACAACAGGCCTGATCGGTGTCATCATAGTGCTCAGGCTGCTCGGCAAGAAGGAAATGGCTCAGATTACACCCCTTGATTTCGTCTATGCGTTGATTCTCGGAAGCATCGTCGAAGAGGCCCTGTATGAAACGACGATGCCCTTCTATGAGATGCTCTTCGCTCTCGCCTATTGGGCACTGCTAATATATGTAATTGAAAAGTTCGCCTTGAAGAATGAGCGTTTCAGAAGGGTGCTGAAAGGAAGGCCTGAACTATTGATCAATGATGGCATCATCGATGTTGAAGTGATGGACAGGAATAATATGGATGTCGATGAAGTGCGGGAACTCTTGCGGATGCAGCGGATCTTTTCATTGAAGAGTGTAAAGTATGCGGTACTTGAGAACAGCGGCATGCTGTCTGTCATACAATACGCAAGTGAAGAACCTGCGGTCAGAAAAGAACTGAAGGATGATGACGAGTATGACGAGAATGAGATCAACTACCTGTTCGTCGACGCCGGGAAGATAGAATACGAGGCACTCGAACGGGCTGGATTCGATGAGGAGTGGCTCCGTGAAAAGCTCAAAAAGGATACTGAATATGATGTGGATGATGTATACTTTGCAGAATGGAACAAGAATACCGGATTCTTTGCCCAAGGCAAACGTAAATAG
- a CDS encoding GAF domain-containing protein, giving the protein MFTETRIKDYTQLNQMLKGLIEDETDRIANLSNASSLLNVFLEDINWVGFYLYDEAADELVLGPFQGLPACVRIQNGKGVCGLAFRGNDIFIVDDVTEFPGHIACDANSRSEIVVPIYKDGTPIGVLDIDSPTFDRFTEEDRRGLSEFVEVLKQYI; this is encoded by the coding sequence ATGTTTACAGAAACCAGAATTAAGGACTACACACAACTGAACCAGATGCTCAAGGGCCTGATCGAAGACGAGACGGACCGCATCGCCAATCTGTCCAATGCTTCAAGCCTGCTCAACGTATTCCTCGAAGATATCAACTGGGTCGGCTTCTACCTCTATGATGAAGCGGCCGACGAACTCGTGCTCGGCCCGTTCCAGGGACTGCCCGCCTGTGTAAGGATACAGAACGGCAAGGGCGTATGCGGCCTCGCCTTCAGGGGCAATGACATCTTCATCGTCGATGACGTCACAGAATTCCCCGGCCACATCGCCTGCGATGCAAACAGCCGGTCCGAAATCGTCGTGCCGATATATAAGGATGGGACACCAATCGGCGTACTCGACATCGACTCCCCCACTTTCGACCGCTTCACGGAAGAGGACCGCAGGGGCCTCAGCGAATTCGTGGAAGTACTGAAACAGTATATCTAG
- a CDS encoding cysteine desulfurase family protein: MDNAATTRAYDNVLETYMNVNKTYYANTSSIHQAGREASKLLEASRRQILDLMGLGGYDCIFTSGATESNNIAIQSVLRHKKTFGRKVLISELEHPSVINVMEAMKDEGFIVQYIRTMPDGTVDMAHLRELLDDDVIFVTVMAVNNIVGTIQPIAEMGRMLKAYPKVHFHVDATQAVGKIRMDYSGVDSLSISAHKFHGVKGIGALIAREAETLSAIAYGGGHERNIRSGTVNLPGAVSMARALRISDETLEAAEKRVYAYNKKVREAVSGLHAVQVQPGGVPHIMNISFTGAKGEVVVNALGTHDIFVSTTSACASKLKKLNETLLAMGSSQPVIEGSIRISFSSQTEEAEVERLITALHAVHTEIGDVLK; this comes from the coding sequence ATGGATAACGCAGCAACAACACGTGCATACGACAACGTGCTGGAGACATATATGAACGTCAATAAGACGTATTATGCCAATACGTCAAGCATTCACCAGGCAGGGCGGGAAGCATCAAAGCTGTTGGAAGCCTCAAGGCGGCAGATCCTCGACCTGATGGGTCTCGGAGGATATGACTGCATATTCACTTCAGGTGCGACGGAAAGCAATAATATCGCCATCCAGAGTGTGCTCCGCCATAAAAAAACCTTCGGCAGGAAGGTGCTCATCAGTGAACTTGAACATCCAAGTGTCATCAATGTGATGGAAGCGATGAAAGACGAGGGTTTCATCGTCCAGTATATCCGCACCATGCCTGACGGCACAGTCGATATGGCGCATCTTCGGGAGCTGCTCGATGATGATGTCATCTTCGTCACTGTGATGGCGGTCAACAATATCGTCGGCACCATCCAGCCGATTGCAGAGATGGGCAGGATGCTGAAGGCATACCCGAAGGTGCACTTCCATGTCGATGCCACACAGGCTGTCGGCAAAATCAGGATGGATTACAGCGGGGTGGACTCCCTCAGCATAAGTGCCCATAAATTCCATGGAGTAAAAGGCATCGGGGCGCTCATTGCTCGCGAAGCGGAGACGCTGTCTGCCATTGCCTATGGGGGCGGTCATGAAAGGAACATCAGGAGCGGTACCGTCAATCTGCCCGGCGCCGTCTCGATGGCGCGGGCGCTGAGGATCAGCGATGAAACGCTGGAAGCGGCGGAGAAGCGGGTATATGCCTATAACAAGAAGGTGAGGGAGGCGGTGTCGGGGCTGCATGCGGTACAGGTGCAGCCCGGTGGCGTGCCACACATCATGAACATCTCATTCACTGGTGCCAAAGGTGAAGTGGTAGTCAATGCGCTCGGCACTCATGATATATTCGTCTCGACGACCAGTGCATGTGCATCAAAGCTGAAAAAGTTGAATGAGACCCTGCTGGCGATGGGGAGTTCTCAACCTGTGATAGAGGGCAGTATAAGAATCTCCTTCAGCAGCCAGACTGAAGAGGCGGAAGTGGAAAGACTGATCACCGCACTGCATGCGGTGCATACTGAAATAGGAGATGTTTTGAAATGA
- a CDS encoding NAD kinase yields MINYKSVYFYAPHGEETEEIRKELSELFNRLGISTVESDAEADIIASLGGDGAFLQAVRRSNFRDDCVYLGIAIDSARYFYVDFHYQDIKSLEEAFERDDIDVRNYPALEVKVNDNKPSYCLNEFTLRSSIVRTIKMDVYINDFLFEQFNGDGILVSTPTGSTGYNKSIGGAVVDPLIHAMQVTELASVNNNTHRTLGTSFLLNKDRPLTLLIDKNTDYYPVMSLDNEALSVRNTEKVELRMSDKLIKTLKLKNNTFWHKTQRNFL; encoded by the coding sequence GTGATCAATTATAAGAGCGTCTACTTCTACGCCCCTCATGGGGAAGAAACTGAAGAAATCAGGAAAGAGCTTTCAGAGCTTTTCAACCGTCTTGGCATAAGTACCGTCGAATCCGATGCGGAAGCTGATATAATCGCCTCCCTCGGCGGGGACGGCGCCTTCCTGCAGGCAGTGAGGCGCAGCAATTTCAGGGATGATTGCGTCTACCTTGGCATCGCAATCGATAGCGCCAGATACTTCTACGTGGACTTCCACTATCAGGATATAAAGAGCCTTGAAGAGGCTTTTGAAAGGGATGACATCGATGTCAGGAACTATCCTGCCCTTGAAGTGAAGGTGAATGACAATAAGCCGAGCTATTGCCTGAACGAATTCACCCTCCGCTCGAGCATCGTCAGGACCATTAAGATGGATGTGTACATCAATGATTTCCTGTTCGAACAGTTCAACGGCGACGGCATCCTGGTCTCCACCCCGACAGGCTCCACCGGCTACAACAAGTCGATCGGGGGCGCAGTGGTCGACCCGCTGATCCATGCCATGCAGGTTACCGAACTGGCGAGCGTCAACAACAATACGCACCGGACTCTGGGCACAAGCTTCCTGCTGAACAAGGACCGGCCGCTGACACTGCTGATCGACAAGAATACCGACTACTATCCGGTCATGTCGCTGGACAATGAAGCCCTGAGCGTACGCAATACGGAAAAAGTGGAGCTGAGGATGAGTGATAAGCTCATCAAGACGCTGAAATTGAAGAACAACACGTTCTGGCACAAGACACAAAGAAACTTCCTCTGA
- a CDS encoding M20 family metallopeptidase has product MTLDSRIVEEVVEFRRLLHRNPELSGEEQETSQRIQEKLDEIGVPYETGFAGTGILGIIEGGKSGPTIGLRADIDALPIMENSGEDFSSENDGVMHACGHDAHTAMLFGTAKYLLQRRDEIEGKILLIFQPAEEQSPTGGSKQMMEDGVFDEYVPEVLIAQHVWPQLPVGQFGVMAGPIMGNSDRFKIKVTGSGGHASMPHDTIDAIVAANQIVTSLQTIVSRNANPFDPAVVTVGKFNAGFQYNVIAETAELEGTIRTQSDEMKQKVKRRFFEVVENVAEAMDAKVEITYLDGYPATVNDAEWAEQVHTTVEEMYGEEALPALTPSLGGEDFSRFLQKYPGVYYWLGSSVGEGQKPLHNPSFRFNEEAIPYGIEAMSQVAIDTLQTLNNKG; this is encoded by the coding sequence ATGACACTCGATTCCCGCATAGTGGAAGAAGTTGTTGAATTCAGGAGGCTGCTGCACAGGAATCCCGAACTGAGTGGAGAGGAGCAGGAGACTTCACAGCGTATACAGGAGAAGCTGGATGAAATCGGTGTCCCTTATGAGACGGGGTTCGCAGGAACGGGAATCCTCGGCATCATTGAAGGGGGGAAATCAGGACCGACCATCGGGCTCAGGGCCGACATCGATGCCCTGCCGATCATGGAGAATTCAGGTGAGGATTTTTCCTCTGAAAATGACGGGGTGATGCATGCATGCGGCCATGATGCCCATACTGCGATGCTCTTCGGGACCGCGAAATATCTGCTCCAGCGCCGGGATGAAATAGAGGGCAAGATTTTGCTCATTTTCCAGCCGGCAGAAGAACAGTCGCCTACGGGCGGGTCGAAGCAGATGATGGAGGATGGTGTCTTCGATGAATACGTACCGGAAGTGTTGATTGCCCAGCATGTGTGGCCGCAGCTGCCTGTAGGGCAGTTCGGGGTGATGGCCGGGCCGATCATGGGCAACTCGGACCGCTTCAAGATCAAAGTGACCGGATCGGGCGGCCATGCGTCCATGCCGCATGACACCATCGATGCGATTGTCGCCGCCAACCAGATTGTGACAAGCCTGCAGACCATCGTCAGCCGGAATGCCAATCCATTCGACCCCGCAGTGGTGACTGTAGGAAAGTTCAATGCCGGGTTCCAGTATAATGTCATTGCTGAAACGGCAGAACTGGAAGGGACGATCCGGACACAGAGTGATGAAATGAAACAGAAGGTGAAGCGGCGGTTCTTTGAAGTCGTGGAAAACGTCGCTGAGGCAATGGATGCCAAAGTTGAAATCACCTATCTCGACGGATATCCCGCCACCGTCAACGATGCCGAATGGGCGGAACAGGTCCATACGACTGTAGAAGAAATGTATGGAGAGGAAGCACTGCCTGCATTGACCCCGAGCCTCGGCGGAGAGGATTTCAGCAGATTCCTGCAGAAATATCCGGGCGTCTACTATTGGCTGGGGAGCTCTGTCGGAGAAGGGCAGAAGCCGCTTCACAATCCTTCCTTCAGATTCAACGAAGAAGCGATTCCTTACGGCATCGAGGCGATGAGCCAAGTTGCGATCGACACACTCCAGACACTCAATAATAAGGGATAG